The following proteins are co-located in the Micromonospora coriariae genome:
- a CDS encoding GNAT family N-acetyltransferase, whose translation MTTYPRGAAPRLAEIRRVLPADAARMRALRLEMLADAPLAFLETLADAAARPHADYAARVAYTSIGSDTAQFVADPGGRLVGHAGGTVTPTEAGLTVIYAVYVTPAWRGGGLLAELVDAVAAWSRACGRPELMLEVVVGNDRAYRAYQRLGFVDTGVRVPHPTIPALTELQMRRPA comes from the coding sequence ATGACCACCTATCCGCGCGGGGCCGCCCCACGGCTGGCGGAGATTCGCCGGGTCCTGCCGGCGGACGCCGCACGGATGCGGGCGCTGCGCCTGGAGATGCTCGCCGACGCGCCGCTGGCTTTCCTGGAGACCCTGGCCGACGCGGCGGCCCGACCGCACGCCGACTACGCCGCCCGGGTCGCGTACACCTCGATCGGGTCCGACACCGCGCAGTTCGTCGCCGACCCGGGCGGCCGGCTGGTCGGGCACGCCGGAGGCACCGTCACCCCGACCGAAGCCGGCCTCACCGTCATCTACGCGGTCTACGTGACCCCCGCCTGGCGGGGCGGTGGGCTGCTCGCGGAGCTGGTCGACGCGGTGGCGGCCTGGTCACGGGCGTGCGGGCGGCCCGAGCTGATGCTGGAGGTGGTGGTCGGCAACGACCGGGCCTACCGGGCGTACCAACGACTCGGCTTCGTCGACACCGGCGTGCGCGTCCCGCACCCCACCATCCCCGCGCTCACCGAACTCCAGATGCGCCGCCCCGCCTAA
- a CDS encoding cold-shock protein gives MAQGTVKWFNSEKGYGFIAVDGGQDVFVHFSAIEMDGYKALDDGQRVEFDIAQGQKGPQAERVRVIA, from the coding sequence GTGGCACAGGGCACCGTTAAGTGGTTCAACTCCGAAAAGGGCTACGGCTTCATCGCCGTCGATGGCGGTCAGGACGTGTTCGTCCACTTCTCCGCGATCGAGATGGACGGCTACAAGGCGCTGGACGACGGTCAGCGGGTGGAGTTCGACATCGCGCAGGGCCAGAAGGGCCCGCAGGCGGAGCGGGTGCGCGTCATCGCCTGA